Proteins encoded in a region of the Raphanus sativus cultivar WK10039 chromosome 8, ASM80110v3, whole genome shotgun sequence genome:
- the LOC108831666 gene encoding ubiquitin carboxyl-terminal hydrolase 24 has product MSNKKVFVFGSFTEHETRSLLEQKPINAPQKPKEKSAGSIQFGSFNPVTEIFPVNSANGELKKGQADRALKSRPSSSLKEDTSFQSAESQKRLDASRPSSSDNKINDNAATLSGKHSSGENVEENGIIKEVSERKPPLNNGVAADPIGLEKLCVSDAESDSLCIASSSKFQALDTDVFSNDSSSGTTIPKKSNQMAPTESVPAMKDFTPRGLINAGNLCFLNATLQALLSCSPFVQLLQGIQLQDIPKADSPTLAAFSEFISELDVPSSSSFRNNVAVVESGRPFTPSMFEGVLRNFTPDVLNNMSGRPRQEDAQEFLSFIMDQMHDELLKLRKESPKLTASKSSLVSSANDDDEWETVGPKNKSAVTRTQSFVPSELSDIFGGQLRSVVKAKGNKDSATVQPYLLLHLDIHPEAVSTIEDALHLFSAPEDLEGYRASVTGKAGVVSARKSIKIQKLSKIMILHLMRFSYGTQGSTKLHKPVHFPLELNLGRYLLVSPSNGGLKYELVATITHHGRDPSKGHYTTDARRKNNQWLRFDDASVTAIGTKQVLHDQAYVLFYKQV; this is encoded by the exons ATGAGCAACAAGAAG GTATTTGTGTTTGGATCCTTTACAGAACATGAAACAAGGTCATTACTTGAGCAGAAACCCATTAACGCTCCTCAGAAACCTAAAGAAAAGTCTGCCGGGAGTATACAATTTGGCTCCTTTAATCCTGTTACCGAAATTTTTCCTGTTAACAGCGCTAATGGCGAGTTAAAGAAGGGTCAGGCCGATCGGGCACTTAAATCTCGACCCTCCAGCTCTCTTAAGGAAGATACAAGTTTTCAGTCTGCTGAATCTCAAAAGAGACTCGATGCTTCTAGACCCTCCAGCTCTGATAATAAGATCAATGATAATGCTGCAACACTCTCTGGGAAACATTCTTCAGGAGAGAATGTGGAAGAAAATGGAATTATTAAAGAGGTCTCTGAAAGAAAACCACCTCTCAACAATGGTGTGGCAGCAGATCCTATTGGTTTGGAGAAGCTATGTGTGTCAGATGCTGAAAGTGATTCTTTGTGTATAGCTTCTAGCTCAAAATTCCAAGCCCTGGACACCGATGTTTTCTCAAATGATTCTTCATCTGGCACCACCATACCAAAAAAGAGTAACCAGATGGCTCCTACTGAATCTGTTCCGGCCATGAAAGATTTTACACCAAGAGGATTAATAAACGCTGGAAACTTGTGCTTTCTCAACGCGACACTTCAGGCTTTACTCTCCTGTTCTCCTTTCGTGCAGCTCCTCCAGGGAATACAACTCCAAGATATTCCAAag GCTGATTCTCCAACCTTAGCTGCATTTTCTGAGTTCATATCTGAATTAGATGTACCAAGCAGCTCAAGCTTCAGAAATAATGTTGCCGTTGTTGAGTCTGGTAGACCTTTCACACCTTCCATGTTTGAAGGAGTCCTTAGAAACTTTACTCCAGATGTACTCAACAACATGTCTGGCCGGCCAAG GCAGGAAGATGCTCAGGAATTTTTGAGCTTTATAATGGACCAGATGCACGATGAGCTGCTGAAACTCAGGAAAGAGTCCCCCAAACTCACTGCTTCGAAGTCATCTCTTGTTTCTTCTGCCAACGATGATGATGAATGGGAAACAGTTGGACCCAAAAACAAATCTGCTGTGACAAGAACTCAAAGCTTCGTTCCTTCCGAGCTCAGTGATATATTCGGTGGGCAGCTAAGAAGCGTAGTGAAGGCAAAAG GGAACAAAGATTCTGCTACTGTGCAGCCATATCTCTTACTTCACCTTGATATTCACCCGGAAGCAGTGAGTACAATAGAAGACGCATTGCATTTGTTTTCTGCGCCAGAAGATCTTGAAGGATACCGAGCCTCGGTTACTGGGAag GCAGGTGTAGTGAGTGCTAGAAAGTCGATAAAGATACAGAAACTCTCAAAGATAATGATACTGCACCTAATGCGTTTTAGCTATGGAACACAAGGGAGTACTAAGCTCCATAAACCTGTTCACTTTCCCCTCGAGCTCAACCTAGGCCGCTACCTTCTTGTTTCTCCTTCCAACGGg ggtttaaagtATGAACTTGTGGCAACTATTACCCACCACGGAAGGGATCCCTCGAAAGGGCACTACACCACAGACGCACGAAGAAAGAACAATCAATGGCTTAGGTTTGATGATGCATCTGTGACTGCCATAGGGACAAAACAGGTTTTGCACGACCAAGCTTATGTTCTGTTCTACAAACAAGTGTAA
- the LOC108831670 gene encoding 50S ribosomal protein L21, mitochondrial isoform X1 codes for MASLRCLRELSRRATTAAHSINQTRLFSSFHRLELPGTSSITHGIPSQNRSLARDLPLYCRSQGRHFSSKTNDTDESSDGDDDEEDYEDSGEMEVVEREYSPAEKVEAAAEIGYKVMGPLKPSERLFKPYEPVFAVVQIGSHQFKVSNGDSIFTEKLKFCDINDKLVLTKVLLMGSASQTIIGRPILPDATVHAVVEEHALDEKVLIFKKKRRKNYRRTTGHRQELTKLRITDIQGIEKPEPKIVHKPSKAAADKEQSEAELVA; via the exons ATGGCGAGCCTTCGATGCCTCCGCGAGCTAAGCCGCCGCGCCACGACGGCGGCTCACTCGATCAACCAAACGCGCCTGTTCTCTTCATTTCATCGATTAGAGCTTCCAGGAACCAGCAGCATTACTCATGGGATCCCATCTCAGAATCGATCTCTCGCTAGGGATCTCCCATTGTATTGTCGCTCCCAAGGTCGACATTTCTCTTCGAAAACAAACGACACTGATGAAAGCAGCGacggtgatgatgatgaggaggacTACGAGGATTCGGGGGAGATGGAAGTAGTAGAAAGGGAGTATTCACCGGCGGAGAAAGTAGAGGCGGCGGCGGAGATAGGGTACAAGGTGATGGGTCCTCTCAAACCTTCGGAGAGATTGTTCAAACCCTATGAGCCTGTGTTTGCCGTTGTTCAG ATTGGTTCGCATCAGTTCAAAGTAAGCAACGGAGACTCCATTTTCACTGAGAAGTTGAAGTTCTGTGACATCAATGATAAG TTGGTACTGACCAAGGTGCTTCTAATGGGCTCGGCAAGCCAGACGATTATTGGGAGGCCTATCTTGCCTGATGCCACTGTTCATGCTGTTGTGGAAGAGCAT GCACTGGATGAAAAAGTGctcattttcaaaaagaaacgAAGGAAGAATTACAGAAGAACCACAGGACATCGACAG GAATTAACAAAGTTGAGAATAACCGACATACAAGGAATTGAGAAACCAGAACCGAAGATTGTCCATAAGCCTTCCAAGGCAGCGGCTGATAAAGAGCAATCAGAGGCTGAGCTAGTTGCTTAG
- the LOC108831670 gene encoding 50S ribosomal protein L21, mitochondrial isoform X2, protein MASLRCLRELSRRATTAAHSINQTRLFSSFHRLELPGTSSITHGIPSQNRSLARDLPLYCRSQGRHFSSKTNDTDESSDGDDDEEDYEDSGEMEVVEREYSPAEKVEAAAEIGYKVMGPLKPSERLFKPYEPVFAVVQIGSHQFKVSNGDSIFTEKLKFCDINDKLVLTKVLLMGSASQTIIGRPILPDATVHAVVEEHALDEKVLIFKKKRRKNYRRTTGHRQVQFSTPFCVPIPPLQN, encoded by the exons ATGGCGAGCCTTCGATGCCTCCGCGAGCTAAGCCGCCGCGCCACGACGGCGGCTCACTCGATCAACCAAACGCGCCTGTTCTCTTCATTTCATCGATTAGAGCTTCCAGGAACCAGCAGCATTACTCATGGGATCCCATCTCAGAATCGATCTCTCGCTAGGGATCTCCCATTGTATTGTCGCTCCCAAGGTCGACATTTCTCTTCGAAAACAAACGACACTGATGAAAGCAGCGacggtgatgatgatgaggaggacTACGAGGATTCGGGGGAGATGGAAGTAGTAGAAAGGGAGTATTCACCGGCGGAGAAAGTAGAGGCGGCGGCGGAGATAGGGTACAAGGTGATGGGTCCTCTCAAACCTTCGGAGAGATTGTTCAAACCCTATGAGCCTGTGTTTGCCGTTGTTCAG ATTGGTTCGCATCAGTTCAAAGTAAGCAACGGAGACTCCATTTTCACTGAGAAGTTGAAGTTCTGTGACATCAATGATAAG TTGGTACTGACCAAGGTGCTTCTAATGGGCTCGGCAAGCCAGACGATTATTGGGAGGCCTATCTTGCCTGATGCCACTGTTCATGCTGTTGTGGAAGAGCAT GCACTGGATGAAAAAGTGctcattttcaaaaagaaacgAAGGAAGAATTACAGAAGAACCACAGGACATCGACAGGTACAGTTCTCAACTCCCTTCTGTGTTCCCATTCCACCTTTGCA GAATTAA
- the LOC108831667 gene encoding probable WRKY transcription factor 32: protein MEDKGSDEADVYAATETEKTEKVEPEKELCHGDDDDDELSQRRGEESLTDMEGLQVRETLAKDHDEGGARENSSVEPNREDAKEEKASGTETDVTAIAPVENREVETSTCISSNPSAAHGVSLVSAPYKQEQRSGSRVVSNLSVSPVLRTPARDGYHWRKYGQKQVKSPKGSRSYYRCTHSDCCAKKIECSNDSGNVIEIVNKGSHSHEPLRNNSFSPRETRAAAPVISPVTEDNTGVRSCSALSASTKENICESSLAVVEGKRNCENEAMEEPEPKRRLKKSNSQSSDPVFKPGKKQRFVVHAAGDVGISGDGYRWRKYGQKMVKGNPNPRNYYRCTSAGCTVRKHIETAVDNRTAVVITYKGVHNHDMPVPKKRHGPPSSELVTAVAPTSMRTRSEDQVNIPTSGQCSVRGGSEKQSSEAVDVVGGEKVMESARTLLSIGFEIKQC from the exons ATGGAAGACAAGGGCAGCGACGAAGCCGATGTTTACGCGGCGACGGAGACAGAAAAGACCGAGAAAGTGGAACCGGAGAAGGAGCTGTGTCACGGTGACGATGACGATGACGAATTGAGTCAACGCAGAGGCGAAGAATCACTTACGGATATGGAAGGTCTACAGGTGCGAGAAACCCTAGCTAAGGATCATGACGAAG GTGGTGCTCGAGAAAACTCGTCAGTGGAACCAAATCGTGAAGATGCCAAG GAGGAGAAGGCTAGCGGCACGGAAACTGATGTAACTGCAATTGCGCCGGTAGAGAACCGTGAGGTAGAAACATCTACTTGTATATCTTCGAATCCTTCAGCTGCACATGGTGTATCACTGGTTTCAGCTCCGTATAAACAAGAGCAAAGATCTGGTTCTCGGGTGGTTAGCAACTTGTCGGTTTCTCCGGTTCTGAGGACACCGGCACGTGATGGTTACCATTGGAGAAAATATGGGCAGAAGCAGGTTAAGAGTCCCAAGGGCTCACGGAGCTACTATAGGTGTACGCATTCTGATTGTTGCGCGAAGAAAATCGAATGCTCCAACGATTCAGGAAACGTGATAGAGATTGTTAACAAAGGTTCGCATAGTCATGAACCTCTCCGGAACAATAGTTTCTCCCCAAGAGAGACTAGAGCTGCTGCACCAGTTATTTCACCTGTGACGGAAGATAATACAGGAGTCCGTAGCTGTTCAGCTCTGTCCGCTTCAACTAAAGAAAACATATGCGAGTCATCACTAGCAGTCGTTGAAGGGAAGAGAAACTGTGAGAACGAAGCTATGGAGGAACCAGAGCCAAAGCGGAG ACTGAAAAAGAGTAACTCACAAAGTTCAGACCCTGTCTTTAAGCCTGGAAAGAAACAGAGATTCGTAGTACACGCAGCTGGTGATGTTGGTATCTCTGGTGACGGATACAGATGGCGCAAATATGGGCAGAAAATGGTGAAGGGGAATCCAAATCCGAG GAACTACTACCGGTGTACTTCTGCTGGTTGTACTGTCCGTAAACATATTGAAACAGCAGTAGATAACAGAACAGCTGTTGTAATCACGTACAAGGGTGTACATAACCACGACATGCCGGTGCCAAAGAAACGACATGGTCCTCCTAGCTCAGAGCTCGTGACTGCAGTTGCACCAACATCGATGAGAACCAGATCAGAGGATCAGGTGAATATCCCCACCTCAGGGCAGTGCTCTGTGCGAGGAGGAAGTGAGAAGCAGAGCAGTGAAGCAGTGGATGTTGTTGGTGGAGAGAAAGTGATGGAATCGGCTCGGACTTTGTTGAGCATTGGGTTCGAAATAAAGCAATGCTGA